gttcaatagttttagtttttttttaaaaaattggttTATATATGTTAGGTACTCatcaaagaaatttttatttagaatatatAAAACAACTTTATATCTAGTGGTTTAAGCATGTTTGACATGTAAAATCTTATTGTTTATGACATGTTTATCATGTAATTCTTCTATGAGgatctttttttctttgcttGCTATCaaaaaagtatatatttttcatggAATATCTTAGTTTAATGCTTCAAtagtttaagttttttttttaaaaaaaaattgttatatGTGTTAGTGCTCAGgaaagaagcttttttttttttttaaattaagaatatataaaacaaCTTGATATCTAATGGTTTATGCATGTTTCACATGTAATATACCTTATTGTTTATGACATGTTTATCACATAATTCTTCTTTGTGAGATCTTTTTTTTCCTTGcttctcataaaaaaattatagatatttttttatggaatatcttagttcaatagttttagtttttttctttaaaaaaaattgtttatATGTGATAAGTATCCAATAAAGAAGTATGAGATTGAGAAAAATTAATAGATGAATGTTCCAGCTTCCTTTTTAGGATTTGTTTGGATGTTCCTACAAGATTGCAGAATTTGTGGATTGCATCGTCCGTTTAAGCATGGCTCTGTATCAACCAAATACCATCCAACCCAAAACCTCCTATCTCAAAGGCTAGGATCTTAGGAAGCCCAAGATAGATGGACTAATAGAACCAATTCTCACAGAATTTTTGGCCTTATTCTGTAGAAATATCTAAAcaggcccttttttttttttaaattctaaccCTTCTACCAACTGAAGTTTAAACACTTTGATTTCGTCAAATAATAGACCCCTCTAGTGCAGTTATTTGTCCCCCCTGAAACTGTCAGCATGGTAGGCCAACCATGCATCACCTGGCAGACTTGTTCAGTATTCACAACATAAGGTTAGTATTTACCGACTACATCTGGTACTTACCTGACAATTACATTATTGTAAGCACTCTCATAGGAGCCAGCCACGTTTTTAACCTACGGCCTCAAAGATGGGAGCAATCTCCTTAACCATTAAAGGTTCAGAACCAATGTGCTTCCATGAACCCATTTAACAAAAATTGTAGTTTCTTTATTTACTGGTAAAGAAtagaatgcttttttttttttgtcctttctttttcCTCTGTCTTTCCTGAGATTTTAGTTCCGAGTTAGTTTGTATGCTGCAGCTATGGTAACATGCACTCAGCAGCtgagattataaaaattttttgcttccTTGAACTATGTTTCTGATATTATAGCTAAAAATAGATGACGTGTAGAGCACAATGCACAAGTGTAAATGAAAACAAGATTTCAGAATGAGCCCATTACCATGGTCTAGCACTTTAGATTAAGTCTGCACAGCATTTGATTTTGGTGGTACAGGGCCCTTCTTGAACAACCAATAATATGCTTGTTGGAAACTTGAAAAATCTGAATGGCACAGTTGTTTGTCATCATTACAGCGATACTATGTTATTAACTTAGCCTTTTTATTTGTTTGAAATGATGTTATAAACTTAGTACCACCACATATGTTGTGTTTATTGGAAGAAGAGTAATGAAGATAACAGTTTATAATGGAAGAATAACAATCttattttcccctttttctttcacttaaaaaatatagtttttcAAATCAAACAATGTTCTATGATTAAAATATTAGTTCATTATATGTATAtggatatgtatgtatatatgtatgtgtgtgtgtatgtatgtatgtattttgtaTGTATAcgtatgcatacatgcatatatttatgtgtgtatgcatgtgtctacctatatatatacataaaagtAATGAGAACCATTATAAACTTTGGCATAAACTAGTCTAGATTCTAGCATTACTCCTCCAAATCACACTACTAGAATCTTTTTCAGAAAATATACTACCAGACTCCAGATTTCAATAAAGATAAATGACATTATTTTAGCTCACCTCTCTTCATTTTCTTCAAAGGAATACATTTTCTCCCTATGAGCTTCAGGGCAATGTTTTGTTTTATTTGTTCTTACCATTCTAAGTTCAAGTGATACCGTTTTGTCTTTAAATTGGTGAACGCCCATTCTATCCTTTTATTGCTGGTTTTATTTGTTCTTTGTTCTAGGAAATTACGAGCTTTctggagaagaaaaattttatttctttacttcaagAACACGCAAATATCCAAATGGGAGCCGTCCAGCTCGTGCTGCTGGTGGTGGATATTGGAAAGCCACAGGGTCTGAAAagaaaatctacaatgatgatgaTGAGCTAGTGGGAGTGAAAAAAACCTTGGTATACTATAGAGGAAAGGCTAAAGAAAATGATGGTGTAAAGACTGACTGGATAATGCAAGAGTATATAAGTGAGATCACAACTTGCAAGCCTGGTGATTCAATGAAGGTAAGTGAATAATGATTTAATGTAAAGCGAGCTTTATAAGTATTTATTGttctttcttattattttttggatatatttctCTTTATAACAAAATCACACATTAAACATACTTATAAAGCTGATATTGTTTCTTCTATCTCTCTCTTTCAGCTTGATGATTGGGTCTTATGCTGCATTCATAAGAAAAGAGGTGCTATAGACAATCCTCACAAGCTACAGAATGTTTCTCAAGCTCAATCAGACATGCCAACCGAACAAGATGCAAAGAATAATCAAAGCTATCAGACTTTTATTGACTCAAATGGTGGCTATGATAATGCCATTATGGTACAACGATTAGTAGCAGCACCAGGTATGCAAATTACTGAATTTAATTGTAGTATGGTCCCATCATTAGCAGCAGAACCAAGTGTGCAAATTACACCAAGCATGCAATTAACTGAACTTAATGATATGGTCGCACCATCAATAATAGCACCAagtgatcaaatgattggttctaATGGAATGCTACAACAATTTGCAGTAGCAACAAGGATGCAAATGACTGAATTTAATGGTATGTTCCAACCATCTGCAATAGCACCAAGCGGACAGATGATTGATTTTAATAGAAGGATGCCACAATTAGGAGAAGCCTATGCTGAGCTAATGGATAATCATGATTGCATGGTACAAAAATCAGCAATATCTCCAACTGAGCCAATGACTGATTTCAATTATATGGCACCACGATTTGCAGCAGCTCCAATCGAACAAATGATGGGCTTCTATGATATGACACAGCTCTCTGAAATTGCTGATTTCAATGCTATGAGACAACCATCACCACCAATGACTGAACATAATGGGATCATGAGCATCTGCAATAATCATTCAACCGGGCAAGGTTTCCAACAGAACTTGAGCAATGCAATGATATCTGGCAAAGATCATGTGGATCAGTTCGGAATGGCATATGGTGAAAGAGATGAAGTCATAGGTCCAATGAAACTGCTTTGTTATGAGCCAG
Above is a genomic segment from Elaeis guineensis isolate ETL-2024a chromosome 1, EG11, whole genome shotgun sequence containing:
- the LOC105035739 gene encoding uncharacterized protein isoform X1 — translated: MEMDPENIEAVIHQRYGVPEGENSGPSLRFPPGFNFNPNDQELIRLYLDRKIKGEPLLYNVFKDVNLYDYDPEELVGNYELSGEEKFYFFTSRTRKYPNGSRPARAAGGGYWKATGSEKKIYNDDDELVGVKKTLVYYRGKAKENDGVKTDWIMQEYISEITTCKPGDSMKLDDWVLCCIHKKRGAIDNPHKLQNVSQAQSDMPTEQDAKNNQSYQTFIDSNGGYDNAIMVQRLVAAPVATRMQMTEFNGMFQPSAIAPSGQMIDFNRRMPQLGEAYAELMDNHDCMVQKSAISPTEPMTDFNYMAPRFAAAPIEQMMGFYDMTQLSEIADFNAMRQPSPPMTEHNGIMSICNNHSTGQGFQQNLSNAMISGKDHVDQFGMAYGERDEVIGPMKLLCYEPAIEIDDVLSDSIEPKELDADERSRHDVGCRHAEDFRNYELSREEKFYFFTSRTRKYPNGSRPACTAGGGYWKAKGSEKKNYSDDELVGVKKTLVYYRGKAKKNGVKTDWTMQEYISEITTCKPGDSMKNIGAKVCCTIPYAGTKLDFQELRITIQKRQEDAAASLNNLWMEDAPENSDGSEKEITWRKHNPSHWVAQWKLIFLWRVLL
- the LOC105035739 gene encoding uncharacterized protein isoform X2; this translates as MEMDPENIEAVIHQRYGVPEGENSGPSLRFPPGFNFNPNDQELIRLYLDRKIKGEPLLYNVFKDVNLYDYDPEELVGNYELSGEEKFYFFTSRTRKYPNGSRPARAAGGGYWKATGSEKKIYNDDDELVGVKKTLVYYRGKAKENDGVKTDWIMQEYISEITTCKPGDSMKLDDWVLCCIHKKRGAIDNPHKLQNVSQAQSDMPTEQDAKNNQSYQTFIDSNGGYDNAIMVQRLVAAPVATRMQMTEFNGMFQPSAIAPSGQMIDFNRRMPQLGEAYAELMDNHDCMVQKSAISPTEPMTDFNYMAPRFAAAPIEQMMGFYDMTQLSEIADFNAMRQPSPPMTEHNGIMSICNNHSTGQGFQQNLSNAMISGKDHVDQFGMAYGERDEVIGPMKLLCYEPAIEIDDVLSDSIEPKELDADERSRHDVGCRHAEDFRNYELSREEKFYFFTSRTRKYPNGSRPACTAGGGYWKAKGSEKKNYSDDELVGVKKTLVYYRGKAKKNGVKTDWTMQEYISEITTCKPGDSMKDFQELRITIQKRQEDAAASLNNLWMEDAPENSDGSEKEITWRKHNPSHWVAQWKLIFLWRVLL
- the LOC105035739 gene encoding uncharacterized protein isoform X3, with amino-acid sequence MEMDPENIEAVIHQRYGVPEGENSGPSLRFPPGFNFNPNDQELIRLYLDRKIKGNYELSGEEKFYFFTSRTRKYPNGSRPARAAGGGYWKATGSEKKIYNDDDELVGVKKTLVYYRGKAKENDGVKTDWIMQEYISEITTCKPGDSMKLDDWVLCCIHKKRGAIDNPHKLQNVSQAQSDMPTEQDAKNNQSYQTFIDSNGGYDNAIMVQRLVAAPVATRMQMTEFNGMFQPSAIAPSGQMIDFNRRMPQLGEAYAELMDNHDCMVQKSAISPTEPMTDFNYMAPRFAAAPIEQMMGFYDMTQLSEIADFNAMRQPSPPMTEHNGIMSICNNHSTGQGFQQNLSNAMISGKDHVDQFGMAYGERDEVIGPMKLLCYEPAIEIDDVLSDSIEPKELDADERSRHDVGCRHAEDFRNYELSREEKFYFFTSRTRKYPNGSRPACTAGGGYWKAKGSEKKNYSDDELVGVKKTLVYYRGKAKKNGVKTDWTMQEYISEITTCKPGDSMKNIGAKVCCTIPYAGTKLDFQELRITIQKRQEDAAASLNNLWMEDAPENSDGSEKEITWRKHNPSHWVAQWKLIFLWRVLL